The Drosophila mauritiana strain mau12 chromosome 2R, ASM438214v1, whole genome shotgun sequence genome has a segment encoding these proteins:
- the LOC117136372 gene encoding KAT8 regulatory NSL complex subunit 3 isoform X7 — MSSFFDCFNDFLQSGGNLVQNVSQEQEQKIADQALDGVIELLPPTTPTPSESSSTISAPSESSFSEKMEHSYMRDTPVRSDVHNGLAPARNILVRHPPQCSSCHTYPPQHEELSEIQQAHVPPYDEVVAKEAMNECARIAKYVKNNNSDEQDWVARVNKFNWTPMQEMVFEKVCSILDQDQLARLANDKRQHEPIHRRISSDKSASRFRKLLASVAWESRITQWIHALLMEHLSPSYMASYLEILQTLKTKLPTLVDKMLFGRPINSSQELLAPVMKKRWEPNIMPKSRQLTHNAIMVVLPNMPTTGTVSDRMQKWYQSLSTITQVVQISLPNTNNRIGNQNLDHVAETIVSLTRVKINELRTENPSRGIILVGFNAGAAFALQVALSESVACVVCMGFAYNTIRGPRGTPDDRMLDIKAPILFVIGQNSARTSQEEMEGLRERMQSESSLVVVGSADDALRVPKSKRRIEGVTQSMVDYMVVDEIFEFVNKTLSNPPGPRMPTSLMHQQGYQRLQKQSSHILADGNANKAIQQMRKRKMDGGLDDSMGQPSKTKFVPHIGRPRTRPLPNVGGSARSVSQKGAPHPDKPKLSGEEPNQSIEFILDEAQDYGDAQTTAGGSASLPKVITPPGVLGKQLPPVNLVAGTKIKMIPSSQFVQIKSLPSQSKLINYTLNKPSVGTSSTANIGSMVKTLPCSSVGGQQIITLKTPSGQTQQFATATTSTGAAGSSPSTATGQQKYSVFKNSNGMTMLQLTKGSPTAASSSGSSNMDLSNIIDMPIVFADNEGNIPEQQQADKEIKPAPIRSANKSPLIISQKIIKEANKPSGMVTSGSITGVNKPGNIVLNKGLQQLLNSSPGGALATQNKVVYLNRSTIKPMGNIAPGALRVPIRIVNTPKTGGAVTTTASSSPIMVDPATGSKVAKTVNVQTIKPSGSVLAQGTIRQAGNVGTKSYLQMINTAPGASKTVAGDGKGSVRNIYFKSATGLKQLPVQMLGNRIPGGSVISSTASASSGTPGLRRVVSIGPVSKVTATSTTSSSIAAPLNHNKM, encoded by the exons ATGTCTTCGTTCTTCGATTGCTTCAATGATTTTCTGCAGAGCGGCGGCAACTTAGTGCAGAATGTGTCCCAGGAGCAGGAACAGAAAATCGCGGACCAGGCACTGGACGGCGTCATAGAGCTACTGCCGCCAACCACCCCCACACCCAGCGAGAGT TCCAGTACCATATCGGCGCCAAGTGAATCCTCCTTTAGCGAGAAAATGGAGCACAGCTATATGCGAGATACGCCAGTGCGCAGCGATGTTCACAACGGCCTCGCGCCCGCTAGGAACATTCTGGTCCGCCATCCGCCACAGTGTTCCAGTTGCCACACATATCCGCCGCAGCACGAGGAGCTGTCAGAGATTCAGCAGGCCCATGTGCCGCCCTATGATGAGGTAGTCGCCAAGGAGGCAATGAATGAATGCGCTCGTATTGCAAAATACGTAAAGAACAACAATTCGGATGAGCAAGATTGGGTTGCTCGCGTTAATAA ATTTAATTGGACGCCCATGCAGGAGATGGTTTTCGAAAAGGTCTGCTCAATTCTGGACCAGGATCAGTTGGCACGCTTGGCCAACGACAAACGCCAGCACGAGCCTATCCATCGTCGCATAAGCTCGGATAAATCCGCATCCAGGTTTCGCAAACTTCTGGCCAGCGTAGCTTGGGAGTCACGCATTACGCAGTGGATTCATGCTCTGCTCATGGAGCACTTGTCGCCTTCGTATATGGCCTCTTATCTGGAAATTCTGCAGACTCTGAAGACCAAGTTGCCCACATTAGTGGacaagatgttgtttggtaGACCAATAAATAGTAGTCAGGAACTGCTGGCACCGGTGATGAAAAAACGATGGGAACCAAATATCATGCCCAAGTCTCGCCAGCTCACGCATAACGCCATCATGGTGGTGCTGCCCAACATGCCGACCACTGGAACAGTTTCGGACCGCATGCAGAAGTGGTACCAGTCATTGTCTACTATCACTCAGGTGGTTCAGATCTCGCTGCCGAATACAA ACAACAGAATTGGGAATCAGAATCTGGACCATGTGGCCGAAACCATTGTGTCTCTCACACGCGTCAAAATCAATGAATTGCGCACAGAAAACCCCAGTCGTGGCATCATACTGGTTGGATTTAATGCTGGAGCTGCCTTTGCTCTACAGGTTGCTCTATCGGAGAGCGTTGCCTGTGTGGTTTGCATGGGATTTGCTTACAACACAATACGTGGGCCACGCGGAACACCCGATGATCGCATGTTGGACATAAAAGCGCCGATACTCTTTGTCATCGGCCAAAATTCGGCACGCACAAGTCAGGAGGAAATGGAAGGGTTACGCGAACGAATGCAGTCCGAATCTTCGCTGGTCGTCGTGGGCAGTGCAGATGATGCACTGCGTGTGCCTAAGAGCAAGCGGCGAATAGAAGGCGTTACACAGTCGATGGTTGATTACATGGTTGTC GATGAAATCTTCGAGTTTGTGAACAAAACGCTAAGCAATCCACCTGGACCGCGCATGCCCACATCTTTAATGCATCAGCAGGGCTACCAGCGACTGCAAAAGCAGTCATCTCACATCCTGGCCGATGGAAATGCAAACAAGGCGATTCAGCAGATGCGTAAGCGAAAGATGGACGGTGGTTTAGATGACTCAATGGGTCAGCCTTCCAAAACAAAGTTTGTCCCTCACA TTGGAAGACCCCGAACACGCCCCCTTCCCAATGTCGGTGGCTCGGCACGCTCTGTTAGCCAAAAAGGTGCACCTCATCCCGACAAACCAAAACTGAGCGGCGAAGAACCTAACCAATCCATTGAATTCATACTAGATGAGGCCCAGGACTATGGAGATGCCCAAACCACTGCAGGTGGGTCAGCAAGCCTGCCAAAGGTGATAACTCCCCCCGGTGTTTTGGGAAAACAACTACCGCCCGTCAATCTCGTAGCTGGCACCAAGATTAAGATGATTCCATCCAGCCAGTTCGTTCAAATCAAATCGCTACCGTCACAGAGCAAACTCATCAACTACACGCTGAACAAACCGAGTGTCGGGACAAGCAGCACTGCCAACATTGGCAGCATGGTAAAGACCCTACCGTGCTCATCCGTTGGTGGCCAGCAGATCATCACCTTAAAAACGCCCTCGGGACAAACGCAGCAGTTTGCAACAGCAACCACGTCAACAGGTGCAGCTGGTTCATCGCCATCAACAGCAACGGGACAGCAAAAGTACTCAGTTTTTAAGAACTCCAACGGCATGACCATGCTGCAACTCACCAAAGGCTCTCCCACTGCAGCTTCTAGCAGCGGCTCTTCGAATATGGATTTGTCCAACATTATCGATATGCCCATTGTTTTTGCCGATAACGAAGGCAACATTCCCGAGCAGCAACAGGCGGACAAGGAAATTAAACCAG CCCCCATTCGAAGTGCCAATAAGAGCCCGTTGATCATCAGTCAGAAAATCATTAAGGAGGCAAATAAGCCCTCGGGCATGGTTACCAGTGGCAGCATTACTGGCGTCAACAAGCCGGGAAATATTGTGCTGAACAAAGGCCTTCAGCAATTGCTAAATTCATCGCCCGGGGGAGCACTTGCCACTCAGAATAAAGTTGTGTACCTCAACCGGAGTACAATTAAGCCAATGGGAAATATAGCGCCTGGTGCTCTTCGTGTTCCTATAAGGATTGTGAACACCCCGAAGACCGGAGGTGCCGTGACGACCACAGCATCCAGTAGTCCCATTATGGTTGATCCAGCCACAGGATCCAAGGTTGCCAAAACCGTCAATGTGCAGACAATCAAGCCAAGTGGTTCTGTTCTGGCTCAAGGCACCATCCGTCAAGCGGGCAACGTGGGCACCAAGAGCTACCTTCAGATGATCAATACCGCACCGGGTGCGTCCAAAACTGTTGCTGGCGACGGCAAAGGTTCTGTACGAAATATCTACTTTAAATCGGCAACCGGACTCAAGCAGCTGCCAGTGCAGATGCTGGGCAATCGTATCCCGGGTGGCTCCGTCATTTCGTCAACCGCATCAGCATCTTCTGGAACTCCTGGCCTGCGGCGAGTGGTCAGCATTGGGCCCGTTTCCAAGGTGACGGCCACGTCGACAACATCATCTTCGATAGCTGCTCCTTTAAACCATAACAAAATGTAG
- the LOC117136372 gene encoding uncharacterized protein LOC117136372 isoform X6: protein MSSFFDCFNDFLQSGGNLVQNVSQEQEQKIADQALDGVIELLPPTTPTPSESSSTISAPSESSFSEKMEHSYMRDTPVRSDVHNGLAPARNILVRHPPQCSSCHTYPPQHEELSEIQQAHVPPYDEVVAKEAMNECARIAKYVKNNNSDEQDWVARVNKFNWTPMQEMVFEKVCSILDQDQLARLANDKRQHEPIHRRISSDKSASRFRKLLASVAWESRITQWIHALLMEHLSPSYMASYLEILQTLKTKLPTLVDKMLFGRPINSSQELLAPVMKKRWEPNIMPKSRQLTHNAIMVVLPNMPTTGTVSDRMQKWYQSLSTITQVVQISLPNTNNRIGNQNLDHVAETIVSLTRVKINELRTENPSRGIILVGFNAGAAFALQVALSESVACVVCMGFAYNTIRGPRGTPDDRMLDIKAPILFVIGQNSARTSQEEMEGLRERMQSESSLVVVGSADDALRVPKSKRRIEGVTQSMVDYMVVDEIFEFVNKTLSNPPGPRMPTSLMHQQGYQRLQKQSSHILADGNANKAIQQMRKRKMDGGLDDSMGQPSKTKFVPHNRVHKPKPPRLIDPFAVKRKVGRPRTRPLPNVGGSARSVSQKGAPHPDKPKLSGEEPNQSIEFILDEAQDYGDAQTTAGGSASLPKVITPPGVLGKQLPPVNLVAGTKIKMIPSSQFVQIKSLPSQSKLINYTLNKPSVGTSSTANIGSMVKTLPCSSVGGQQIITLKTPSGQTQQFATATTSTGAAGSSPSTATGQQKYSVFKNSNGMTMLQLTKGSPTAASSSGSSNMDLSNIIDMPIVFADNEGNIPEQQQADKEIKPAPIRSANKSPLIISQKIIKEANKPSGMVTSGSITGVNKPGNIVLNKGLQQLLNSSPGGALATQNKVVYLNRSTIKPMGNIAPGALRVPIRIVNTPKTGGAVTTTASSSPIMVDPATGSKVAKTVNVQTIKPSGSVLAQGTIRQAGNVGTKSYLQMINTAPGASKTVAGDGKGSVRNIYFKSATGLKQLPVQMLGNRIPGGSVISSTASASSGTPGLRRVVSIGPVSKVTATSTTSSSIAAPLNHNKM, encoded by the exons ATGTCTTCGTTCTTCGATTGCTTCAATGATTTTCTGCAGAGCGGCGGCAACTTAGTGCAGAATGTGTCCCAGGAGCAGGAACAGAAAATCGCGGACCAGGCACTGGACGGCGTCATAGAGCTACTGCCGCCAACCACCCCCACACCCAGCGAGAGT TCCAGTACCATATCGGCGCCAAGTGAATCCTCCTTTAGCGAGAAAATGGAGCACAGCTATATGCGAGATACGCCAGTGCGCAGCGATGTTCACAACGGCCTCGCGCCCGCTAGGAACATTCTGGTCCGCCATCCGCCACAGTGTTCCAGTTGCCACACATATCCGCCGCAGCACGAGGAGCTGTCAGAGATTCAGCAGGCCCATGTGCCGCCCTATGATGAGGTAGTCGCCAAGGAGGCAATGAATGAATGCGCTCGTATTGCAAAATACGTAAAGAACAACAATTCGGATGAGCAAGATTGGGTTGCTCGCGTTAATAA ATTTAATTGGACGCCCATGCAGGAGATGGTTTTCGAAAAGGTCTGCTCAATTCTGGACCAGGATCAGTTGGCACGCTTGGCCAACGACAAACGCCAGCACGAGCCTATCCATCGTCGCATAAGCTCGGATAAATCCGCATCCAGGTTTCGCAAACTTCTGGCCAGCGTAGCTTGGGAGTCACGCATTACGCAGTGGATTCATGCTCTGCTCATGGAGCACTTGTCGCCTTCGTATATGGCCTCTTATCTGGAAATTCTGCAGACTCTGAAGACCAAGTTGCCCACATTAGTGGacaagatgttgtttggtaGACCAATAAATAGTAGTCAGGAACTGCTGGCACCGGTGATGAAAAAACGATGGGAACCAAATATCATGCCCAAGTCTCGCCAGCTCACGCATAACGCCATCATGGTGGTGCTGCCCAACATGCCGACCACTGGAACAGTTTCGGACCGCATGCAGAAGTGGTACCAGTCATTGTCTACTATCACTCAGGTGGTTCAGATCTCGCTGCCGAATACAA ACAACAGAATTGGGAATCAGAATCTGGACCATGTGGCCGAAACCATTGTGTCTCTCACACGCGTCAAAATCAATGAATTGCGCACAGAAAACCCCAGTCGTGGCATCATACTGGTTGGATTTAATGCTGGAGCTGCCTTTGCTCTACAGGTTGCTCTATCGGAGAGCGTTGCCTGTGTGGTTTGCATGGGATTTGCTTACAACACAATACGTGGGCCACGCGGAACACCCGATGATCGCATGTTGGACATAAAAGCGCCGATACTCTTTGTCATCGGCCAAAATTCGGCACGCACAAGTCAGGAGGAAATGGAAGGGTTACGCGAACGAATGCAGTCCGAATCTTCGCTGGTCGTCGTGGGCAGTGCAGATGATGCACTGCGTGTGCCTAAGAGCAAGCGGCGAATAGAAGGCGTTACACAGTCGATGGTTGATTACATGGTTGTC GATGAAATCTTCGAGTTTGTGAACAAAACGCTAAGCAATCCACCTGGACCGCGCATGCCCACATCTTTAATGCATCAGCAGGGCTACCAGCGACTGCAAAAGCAGTCATCTCACATCCTGGCCGATGGAAATGCAAACAAGGCGATTCAGCAGATGCGTAAGCGAAAGATGGACGGTGGTTTAGATGACTCAATGGGTCAGCCTTCCAAAACAAAGTTTGTCCCTCACA ATCGCGTCCACAAGCCGAAGCCACCGCGCCTCATTGATCCGTTTGCTGTGAAGCGAAAGG TTGGAAGACCCCGAACACGCCCCCTTCCCAATGTCGGTGGCTCGGCACGCTCTGTTAGCCAAAAAGGTGCACCTCATCCCGACAAACCAAAACTGAGCGGCGAAGAACCTAACCAATCCATTGAATTCATACTAGATGAGGCCCAGGACTATGGAGATGCCCAAACCACTGCAGGTGGGTCAGCAAGCCTGCCAAAGGTGATAACTCCCCCCGGTGTTTTGGGAAAACAACTACCGCCCGTCAATCTCGTAGCTGGCACCAAGATTAAGATGATTCCATCCAGCCAGTTCGTTCAAATCAAATCGCTACCGTCACAGAGCAAACTCATCAACTACACGCTGAACAAACCGAGTGTCGGGACAAGCAGCACTGCCAACATTGGCAGCATGGTAAAGACCCTACCGTGCTCATCCGTTGGTGGCCAGCAGATCATCACCTTAAAAACGCCCTCGGGACAAACGCAGCAGTTTGCAACAGCAACCACGTCAACAGGTGCAGCTGGTTCATCGCCATCAACAGCAACGGGACAGCAAAAGTACTCAGTTTTTAAGAACTCCAACGGCATGACCATGCTGCAACTCACCAAAGGCTCTCCCACTGCAGCTTCTAGCAGCGGCTCTTCGAATATGGATTTGTCCAACATTATCGATATGCCCATTGTTTTTGCCGATAACGAAGGCAACATTCCCGAGCAGCAACAGGCGGACAAGGAAATTAAACCAG CCCCCATTCGAAGTGCCAATAAGAGCCCGTTGATCATCAGTCAGAAAATCATTAAGGAGGCAAATAAGCCCTCGGGCATGGTTACCAGTGGCAGCATTACTGGCGTCAACAAGCCGGGAAATATTGTGCTGAACAAAGGCCTTCAGCAATTGCTAAATTCATCGCCCGGGGGAGCACTTGCCACTCAGAATAAAGTTGTGTACCTCAACCGGAGTACAATTAAGCCAATGGGAAATATAGCGCCTGGTGCTCTTCGTGTTCCTATAAGGATTGTGAACACCCCGAAGACCGGAGGTGCCGTGACGACCACAGCATCCAGTAGTCCCATTATGGTTGATCCAGCCACAGGATCCAAGGTTGCCAAAACCGTCAATGTGCAGACAATCAAGCCAAGTGGTTCTGTTCTGGCTCAAGGCACCATCCGTCAAGCGGGCAACGTGGGCACCAAGAGCTACCTTCAGATGATCAATACCGCACCGGGTGCGTCCAAAACTGTTGCTGGCGACGGCAAAGGTTCTGTACGAAATATCTACTTTAAATCGGCAACCGGACTCAAGCAGCTGCCAGTGCAGATGCTGGGCAATCGTATCCCGGGTGGCTCCGTCATTTCGTCAACCGCATCAGCATCTTCTGGAACTCCTGGCCTGCGGCGAGTGGTCAGCATTGGGCCCGTTTCCAAGGTGACGGCCACGTCGACAACATCATCTTCGATAGCTGCTCCTTTAAACCATAACAAAATGTAG